TGTTATGTGCCAGTATCAAGGTGCAACACTCTACGTCTGCTAGATAAGTGCCTGTGTGTCTGGATTTACCACATACACTGTATGCCAGCCCTGTGATTAAAATGAGGGGTTTCAATCTGTTAAAGTAAGCTATGAAAGTGGatttgattattaaaatatagAGTAACATCAGAATCTAAAATCACatcagaaaacattttttgaaaaagGATAGATTCATTTTAATGGTAAAGTTTGATATTAATATGGACAGTTGGtttcacaaacaaaaaagtaaaatgtaaaatgttcaaAGACTGGGGTAAAACTAGAAAATTCCCAAGGGCTAAGACACTGAATTTCTCATGCACTTCACAGCCTGATCATTAGACGCTGCATCCTAAGAAGCCCATTGTAAACCATAGCTAATTTATTACTATGTTAATTAATGTCTAGGAATTTGAAATCCTGGAGGTGGATCTCTGCTGTTACCAAGAGACCTGCACACTATACAGGCTAAAGACTCCCCAAGGGACCTGCACACTATCCAGGCTAAAGACTCCACATGGACCTGCACACTATCCAGGCTAAAGACTCTCCAAGGGACCTGCACACTATCCAGGCTAAAGACTCCCCAAGGGACTTGCACACTATCCAGGCTAAAGACTCCCCAAGTGACCTGCACACTATCCATGCTAAAGACTCCACAGGGAGTCTAGCACTCCATGAATTATCGTGATATGCTCTATTTGCACATTGCCTTCCAAGAACTGGCACTGGTATGCTCGATGCTGCACATATAAAACATTGCTCCATTTCTACAGTCCCTGTTATCATCTGCCTGCATCTTAAATAAATGCCTAGTGCTTGTAAGCACAATACAGTCCATTAAAAACAGCTATTGCTCCTGTAAACTATGCAGAATCTTAATTAGTATTTATAGAAGCAGTAATGGAAAAATTGATGAGTGCTGCTGCACACTTGGCGGCAATGAGATCACCCACCGCCCGGTTCCTCAGAATCCTAAACTGTTTAGTTGTGACTAGTTTTATGCGTCGTTCTGTGTTGGGATATAATTCCTGCTTTTTACCTAGTCCATTTATTGGAGCTCTAATGGTGTGAGCAGCTGTGCTGTAAAACCACAATCAGTTAAAAGCGAATTTACTGGCATTCAAATAAAGAGTTGTGGATAGGGGGGGAAGTGCTTGTGTCCCTACAGTTAAAGCAACGGCTTGGGAACCTAAACCAACTGGGCTGTCAACAGAGCCTGCTAGTGGTAAACTGGAGTGCAATGTAAAAGTATACAAACACTCCAATGGAGGTATAGTTCATTGCTAATATTTAATTGAGACCATGGCTCTGTGTGTTGAGATTGATTAACCATTCCCACAATGATGTGTCCTTTCTAAAAGATTGTGGGTACAACTACCTGCGAGAGGAAAAAAACAAGTGCAGTGTGCTGTAAACAATATGATCGAACAATGTTTCCGTGTGACAAAATAAGCTTCGTCTGCCTGATAGTAAAAgggattttatttacaatgaaagtCCTCACAGCACATGTCACTTGTGTTTCCAGTTACAAAGTGGTGACCATGGACAGGTTGATACAGTATTGTCTATATCGTGAATtccatgcaaaaaacaaaaaccaagaaCCCTTGTGTTCATGTCAGCACGTCCTTTCCCATGTTACATTGCAACCTAAATATAGAAAGAGCTTtgcctttttgttattattttgctgggcttgttttgaaatccTGTCAGTTCATGTCAGTTGTAGTTGGCCAGATACATACAGAAAATCAGTGAAATAGGCAAAAGGCAAAAGATTATAAACGCTCTTTGTTCGCTAGTATGATTGCAGCCTGGTCATTTTCTGCTGTGCCTTGAAAGTTTCCTCTAACAGGAAAGTGTTTAATCCGTCTGTGTCtgaatttctctctctctctctctctctctctctctctctctctctctctctctctctctctctctctctctctctctctctctctctctctctctctcgattaaTTATAACTCCTGTCATTCATCTGCTAGCGTGGTTTTTCATGGGTGGCGACTCGTCTCTACAATAATGTACTTgtcataaataattatattacataCCATGAGACTCTTCTACTGCAGATACTTTTGATATAATACAGTTAGCTTGATAGAAAATATGTCTGCCCCCACACCCCCTTCTCGCGTTTGCCTGAGTGCATTCGAATGAGTTTTAAAGAAGTGAATATGGAGCTCTCTTTTCATATCCTGGTTAAACAAAATTGAAATTGGAATCTAGCAGCAGTCTGAGCTGTGAACGAGCCTtaagggaagagagagggggagaccaGCTGGGATGTCGGGGTTAGAAAGAGCTGGATCAGTGCTTACCCACACAAATCAGACCAGGTGGCATGCCGGCTTGGTGTAGAAATGTGTGCCTTCTTTTAAATACTTCATTGTATTGAATTGACGGCGTGCGTCAAGGGGCACACGCTTTGTAGAGTTAATCCTACCTTTAGATGCGCGGTTCTCAATCACTTCAAGTCTCGTCTCATCAGGTACAACAACAGTCGTATAAACACATGGGTGATTAAGCCACGCATTGACGTACCTGACACTGGGGAAAAGGTGCAGCTATATAGTCCTCTATAAAGGAGGAACATGATGACCTCAGCACAAATGAAGGAATAAGTGCTGTACAAACAGTGCCTCTTTGAGACAGGTGTGAGTCGCACGCCAACACCCAAACAATACTGTTATTAAACGCCTTTCTGCAGTCATTGCAACAACCGTGAGGACAGGCGTGATCAGCTTTAGTTGTGTTGCGTGAGAGTGAGACTGCAGAAGCAGCACGTTTCAACGATCTCCGGTGTGCACTAAAGCATATCGCCAAAGCATTTGTGTTTTACAATTCGTcgaactaaataaataatgtacttaTACACACCTAGAAAAACAGCGCCTTCGCCTTCTGTGAGTTTGTGTGTCTAATTGAGCAGAGGCTCGGACGTAATTGGTTACTGTTTCTTTTCATCCaactttatttttgaaaagcaaattgttattttaacaaaacaatattcattataaactaaaaaaaatacacgacctatttttttttcttcaattgtcAATATGGCTGTCAAGTcataaaataaagtgaaatatgTTTTGCCAGTTCTTACTCTAGGCCTATATGCTAAATATTGTTTGTTGCTATGACATCCCAAGCATATGTGTTACTAAATGCCAAGCGCTGTCATCCACCTTTAATTATGGATGACATTATTTATACCACATAAATCATCATTATTGTGTATAATGAAATTGTCGCGTTCAAATTATATTGACATGCAATCCAATTGCTACTGGAGCAGCGCTTTGTGCGGTTTAAGAAATAGTATTACCTAGTGTTATATAACGAGACtggggcattattattattattattattattattattattattattattattattattattattattataaatactcATTTTCTGTGTCTTCCATGCTAAAGtacagtaaagtgtagtaaagcacagtgaaaacaaggGTCAGTGGTCTATATTGTACAAGACCCCATATAAACCATGATAATTAAACCACGGGCAAATTTACCATGTGTACTCTATCTAAATGACAAAATGAACTAATAaataacatttctttatttttgattaAGCATATCGTTCCAAAGCAATACATACATTTCCATCAGCTTTAGCACCCGGTAACGATCTAGTGGGATAGATTGTGATCGAGTCTCCATCGCGCAGACCACAAACACTCCCAAATTCCAATTGAATATGTTGTTTTTACGAGGCTATTGGGAGCCTTGTTACGAACCTGATTGTGACAAGATGAATAGTATTAGAAGCGTATTTAACACAGGCAGAGTGGGATTGGGGCGCGATAGAATTCAATAAAACATGGAATTCAGTTTAATCCATTGAAATGAGGGTGCGCACAGTGAAAACCACCCCGTTTCAAATCAGCGGGTCACAATGACTACGTTTCTGTAAGATTCCCACACAAGTAATGAATACATTATATTTCTTACATTGACATCGTATTTCATTCTACAAGCCGCAATCCGGTAAACGTTGTAATTTGCGCATCcaagtttaaaataacaataatgagAAGAGGaagaaaacatgtgtttttttatcaGTAACATATTTGCAGCCCTATAAATACTTCCGTTGTTTTCATCATAATCGTGATAGGTGTCGAATAAAACGTCTCCCCATTTAGAATTCACAAGTGGAAAGTGACGGCTTACTGTTTTTCATCATTGGTGTTGGAGAACGGGGGAAAAAAGAAAGTTCTCATTagacacactgttttttttctgtaaagctGACGTCAATGACATTCACGTTTCCTTCACCAACTAAGAATATGTTATTTATAACCCCACTGTGAGCAAAAATGAATGCGGCTATTAGATTGTTCTGTAGCCTGCCCTAACGCTGCAGTTAGTCAGCAGTGCCGCGCAAAGGGACAGCGCGTTGGAACTCAGCTACAGCGGGATCAGAATTAGAATGCTATAATATGGATCTCATTGGGAAATCGGTGGAAAAACACATCTTGAAAAGGGATTAACTAGCAAGAATCCCAACGAGGcgatagaaaataaaaacattcttgttttttttcttttcacatatTAGGTCTCGTACCCTATTCTAGCACTAAGTACCGGGGGATGATGGGTAGTGAAGACTGCACTCTGCAGAGCATTTCGTCTCAAGGGGTGAGTTCAAAGAATGTCTTTTTGTTTGAATGTCATGCGTGCACGTAGGATCGCGCtggtcatttctgttaattgGGTTTAAGTATAAACAGATTACATAAAGTGCTGTCGTTCTGAGTTGGGGGTTGATTAACCCTGTACTGGTGTTGGTGCGCACATACATGATCATATAGTTTCTCAGCATAACACGTCGTTTTCTTTACACTAAGAAAGTGTTTTTAGAAATTGTACCGGAGAAAACACACCGCGCATAAACATGTATGCGCAGGATAAAAAACTTCGCTAAGTGAAAATGCAGATTACTAATGTGTACCTAAAGAATGTATCCAgatgaagaaggacttgtagtctgaaacgtcgtcacattatatatatatatatatatatatatatatatatatatatatatatatatatatatatatatatatatatatatatataaatcaattagtcacatttttgtgtaccaacattacctttttattttgatttgcacCTTTTGGTACCCTGCAGTTTTGCATTTTCaaattgaaaacaaattaaataaattaaataaatacatatatacatacagagtGTATACAAAGACAAACTCGATATTTAATAACTAAATCGAGGTTTACTGATATttgatgaaacacacacacacacacacacacatatatatatatatatatatatatatatatatatatatatatatatatatatatatacatacactaccTTTTTAAAACACGATCTTATTCCAACAGAAGTCTCGACTACAAGTATTTTCAAAGGAAGACAAAGACGTCCAGTcgaaacgcttgtcattgaattcTAGTGCGTtgtagtatttcttaattcagcaaCACTGATTAGTTCGACACGAGTCTGTTTGAATGGGACCTAATGAGGGGGGACGTTTGTTGACCTGACACACTTTAGGTGTCAACATGTTTTAATTGTTCACAGAGAATTGTATGAAACTGTGTTTTACTATTGTTTGGTCATACAAGAAAAGGAATTGAATACTATTTAAGATCCATTTACAATATTCATATTCAATCTGGTTAAACTAGATCAGCGGCTAAAGCATGGACCTCAAACGAATCGTCCACAATGATGTATTACAAACCCTAGTCCGCACAGACGCGCTTGGCTTTGATTCAGTACCCTGGACAGCAACTTTCGGACGTTTAAACGCGGTGCAGTCGCCAAATCTACAAATTAAAAGTATTGCTAACACTAAGTACAATTGTTTTGTCAAAACCTCAATAATATCAAATGTGTCAGTCAAAGTAATTTATTGATATGgatagattttaaataaaatgcataagcCTTAAAAAAAGCTTCTTAAAAATATGTTTCCTCTTACAAAATAGTCCACTCAACAATTCTGTATTAGATGTTCTAGATCGCCATCTGGTGGGATCAAATAATATCATAAGACATATTTCAAGCCGGCGGTTTCTCCTGGCACTGTTGAACAAAAGAACACTTTTTGAAAGCATCTTTTTTTAAGTGAGCACAAAGGTAGAGCTTGTTTGTTAAAATGCAAAACCCTTCGATATGTGGGGATGGCACGTGTTCATGATTCCCTCCCCACTCTTTTTTGACAGGTTGCTCTGGTGGCTTCTCAGTGACAAGCCCTGCTGACACTCACCCAGAAGATGGAGGAAGCAACGGAGCTGAGGACCGATGGGAACTCCCTTTTAAAAGCGGTGTGGCTGCGGAGGCTAAGGCTTACCAGGCTGCTGTTAGAAGGTGGTGCGTACATTAACGAAAGCAACGAACGAGGAGAAACCCCTCTTATGATAGCTTGCATGACTAAACATGAGGATCAACAAAGTGTAAGCAAAGCCAAAATGGTTAAGTACCTGCTGGAGAACAAAGGGGATCCAAATATCCAGGACAAAGCAGGCAAAAGTGCACTAATGCATGCCTGTAGCGAGAGAGCCGGCCAGGAGGTGGTGTCTTTGTTACTGGAGAATGGAGCGGATCCCAGTCTGGAAGACCACTCTGGAGCTTCAGCTCTTGTGTACGCCATCAATGCCAACGACAAAGCGACTCTGAAACACCTGCTTGATGCTTGCAAGGCTAAAGGCAAagaagttattatcataaccacTGACAAGTCACCGTCAGGAACAAAAACCACCAAGCAATACCTTAATGTCCCACCATCGCCGGAAGTGGAGGACAGATATTCGCCAATGATGTGCATGTCTCCCTCCGACATTGAACTGAAAACGTCCCCATCTCCAAACAATGACAAAGAACATGAAAGCATCTTCAGCTTCCAGACCAAAAGACCTAGCGTCAATACTGCCACCGCTATTGCCAAACCACACAACGAACCAGGCTCTCCCACTAGAAAGCCATGCAACCCCAAGCGGGCCAGGCTGCCCCAGTTGAAACGACTCCAGTCTGAGCCCTGGGGTTTGATTGCACCCTCTGttttagctgctgctgctgctgctgcacatgCGGAAGATTCCAAGCGAACCACGTCGGAGGAGGAGGTCATTTCAGGCATCAATGGGCTGTCACTTCCCAAACGGCCACCTTTATCGCGACACGACAGCTTCGAATGCAAGGAAGGGGGGCCCACTTTCCCATCGGTAGGTGATCAGTTTTCTAAGATGACGTCCACGCTGTCAGCCCCGGCCTCCAGAAAGACATCTTATGAGAAATCTCATTCCCAGCACCAGCCCTTGGCTAGAAGGAGCACCATACCCGCTGATCAAGATAATGTAAGCATTTCTGTTTCGGGCCCAGCCAGCCTGCGTGATACGGTCTACAGAAGAAGACTGGGTAACGACCATTACGACTCCGACTCCCAGTTATATTCGGACTCTGGGTCGGTGTCCTTCGATTCGGGGAAAGCTCCTTTGGAGAGGAGAAAGCACAACACCTCACCTTTAACTCTGCTGACAAGTTCCCGGGAGTCGCTGGACAGCATCCCCAGCGCTTCTCCTGGGGCTGTGCGTCGCAGGGCGCCCGGGCTTTTGGAAAGAAGAGGCTCAGGAACTCTTCTGCTGGACCACATTTCCCATACCCGACCGGGCTGCCTACCCCCTTTAAAcgtcaacccccacccccccattccAGACATTGGCACATGTAGCAAGCCTTCATCCCCGCTTACTACCTGCATCCGGTCCATAGTACCAGTAGCACCCAGTTCACCTATGAGATCGGACCTCAAGTCCAAAAAGAAACTTGTGAGAAGACATTCTATGCAAGTGGAACAAATGAAGCAGCTTACAGATCTGAGCACTCAGTGAAAGTGCCCACACCTTTTCTATATCACACAGCCTCGTGCTGCCCTCCTTAACTCCAAAGGGCCATATTTTGAAGCAGGTGCAAAGGCACACCCGAGATGGATAAAAACAATTGTAGCAGCATAAAAGTAGCAACAAACAACTCAGCTACAGGAAGGAGTCGTTCTGGAGTGTTTGGGCTGTTATGTTCTTCCTCTCTGAAAACATCCTAGTTTATGCCTCTGCACGCACTTCAAAACAGGGCCCCAAGTGTGAGGGGcctgtcagtgtgtcagcagAATTATTTGGGTCATTAGTACTACATCATGTTCTACCATCGATCATGACGTTTAAGATTTAGAAAATGTCTTGCATTACCTGGGAACAAAATGGTCTAGCCTCATGTAACAGGAGAGCGTCAAtaatgagactcagaggcaagaaagctgcagtttaaagagcCGGTGCGCaggtttattaacaaaataaaaacccagcaaacacaggaacaaagcaaCTTGCACAAAGGCCAAAAGAAAAGGGTCACACACAACGaaacaggctgggcattcgccttcactgaccatTTCCTCCGTAGCACAGTGTAGACACAACTCACCAGCCCTCCTCTCAAACACCAACCTGTGACAAGGCATTTCTCCTCCCTTacgctggagcctaattaaccatcaagcattcaattaaggctccagccacatactcatgtattctggcagggaggattttaaccccctccctatatacacacacacacacacacacacacactatttacatgtagGGCTTTCGGCCTGCTCCCACTTATGAATTCAGGGGACTACAATCCTGGTCCtcgagggccggtgtccctcctggtttttgttccaactgtaccctacattacttaattggaccaattaagttcttattagaagcttaattagtCCAATGaattaatttagtgtacagtaaGAACGAAAACCAGGAAGAAGATTGGAGAGCCCTGTTATAAATGGAAGACTTGATGGAATGCAACAGCATACCCCTATCTGGATACCAGAAAGTCTCTAATCTCTCTGTGTATATAAAGTGCCATCTACAGTACATTACAAAGACCTCACAGGAACAATGtcataccatatatatatatattcattccacTGCTCACGTGAACAGATGTTAATATTTCACAAGCCTGTGAATGTTCTTGACGACTCATAACATTACATGAAAATCACGACACGGCTTCACCATTACTTATGAATGGAGTATTCAAACAGTTAAGAGAATAgacatgtatataaaaaaaggtacTTAAATGCCTTATTATGTATTGACTAACATAGTGAAGTATGTTATGAGCGTTTGTAGAAGTCCAGTTGCTTCTGCTCCTTGTCATCAAGTGTATTAAAGCGCCTTATATACCATTTGTGCGAGCTAACGTCGGCCCCTAGAGGTGGAAATATGTACTTTACATTTAGTGGTCAACGCGGCTTTTTAGTGCTTTTTTGCTTAAAACATCACGTTGGTGGACCGAGTCCTACAGCAAGTGTGTTTGGATGTTGTCCTTATTATATTAGAGGTGTGGGACGAATCTATCAGAATCCAAGTGCTACAGTATTATTCTGAGCTTCCTTGTCAATTAGCTGTTAAAAAAACGTATTCCTATGATTGAGCACATGTTGTTACATTTTGTGTAGAGTATGTTCATAGATCTCTCTGTGTTCTTAATAAATGTGTTGTGATGTTTCTTGTTAAGTGTCCAGACCGCTGGGTTTGAAGTAGGAACGAGCACTAAATAATGATTAACGATTCCACTCCACGCTGTGAAAGACTGGAATAGGGTTAAGAGAGGAATAACCACTAACACcacaatttaaaaacacacagtttaagaattaaacataatTGTTTGAGAATATCCTGTATGTACCGGAAAACATTACTGTGTCAAGTTTTTATCTAGTAAAGCGTGTTTGAAATCTGTTACATGAAATGTATGTTTACTCTTTAACGTTAGTTTACAGTGTAGAATATCATGGTATAATAGGAGTTATATGTAAAGATCA
The DNA window shown above is from Acipenser ruthenus chromosome 24, fAciRut3.2 maternal haplotype, whole genome shotgun sequence and carries:
- the LOC117429623 gene encoding ankyrin repeat domain-containing protein 34C-like, with the translated sequence MEEATELRTDGNSLLKAVWLRRLRLTRLLLEGGAYINESNERGETPLMIACMTKHEDQQSVSKAKMVKYLLENKGDPNIQDKAGKSALMHACSERAGQEVVSLLLENGADPSLEDHSGASALVYAINANDKATLKHLLDACKAKGKEVIIITTDKSPSGTKTTKQYLNVPPSPEVEDRYSPMMCMSPSDIELKTSPSPNNDKEHESIFSFQTKRPSVNTATAIAKPHNEPGSPTRKPCNPKRARLPQLKRLQSEPWGLIAPSVLAAAAAAAHAEDSKRTTSEEEVISGINGLSLPKRPPLSRHDSFECKEGGPTFPSVGDQFSKMTSTLSAPASRKTSYEKSHSQHQPLARRSTIPADQDNVSISVSGPASLRDTVYRRRLGNDHYDSDSQLYSDSGSVSFDSGKAPLERRKHNTSPLTLLTSSRESLDSIPSASPGAVRRRAPGLLERRGSGTLLLDHISHTRPGCLPPLNVNPHPPIPDIGTCSKPSSPLTTCIRSIVPVAPSSPMRSDLKSKKKLVRRHSMQVEQMKQLTDLSTQ